Within the Eucalyptus grandis isolate ANBG69807.140 chromosome 1, ASM1654582v1, whole genome shotgun sequence genome, the region ATAgctttcttttgcaattttttttttatcatggttATTATAAAGAGGTCCTCTCATGGTATTGGCATATCCGAAGTTTCAGAGTCAAACGGTGGATCCATGTCATTCAGAGTCCACATTTTACCTTTCCTTGAAACAGCATTATGACGCTTTAGGTCTGACTTCAAGGATGCTCTATTCTGTATCAGTTGATTTTCCCACAGTCGCATCTGGGAAGAATTAACGCGGAATTCCTTTTCTCTTGAAATTGATTGCATCTGAGATTACCTTTTTGTTGTCTTAGTATTGTCGAATGCCCAACATGTTCTGGGCAAGGATTGTGTTGCACCTGTTTTGATTTTCAGAATTAGACTAGAAGTTGGTTTTCTGTATCTCTCATTTCACACTGCCATATCATTCAGATTAAAACTTTATCAAGCTGTATAATTTGGGTTGCAGGTTTCTTATGAAATTTACTGGGAAAGATGAAGAAATCAATCTCTTGGGGGACAGCACCGAGAAACCTGAGTTCGGCGAGTGGTCGTGGATTTCGCCTGACCAGATAATTGAACTTGTGGGTTCACCTGACTTTTACACTACTCTGGTTTATATCAGATTTCGGTCTCCCTTAGCAATGTTTATATGATTCCATCTCTCGTGCAGGCAGTGGATTTCAAGAAACCTGTTTACAAGGAAGTTTTGAATGTATTCGCACCCCATCTTTAATGATGTCCCGCCTCGTGACATCCTAGTCATGAGCGAGAAATCGAACGATAACCACCTCCGTTTGGATGAATACACGATACTCATGCACCAATGAGTATTTACTTATTTACACACCAGCTTTATTTTACAATTTTGTATGGATCGAACACATTTATGAAAATCTGTCGGAAGGATGAGACAAGACATTCATTTATCCTACTCCCGTTGCACCTTTGCCATTGCTTGTTCAAGTGCGATCAGGTTTGCTGTTGTATCATAACAACCTTAGGTGGAGCTAACGAAACTCCATAGTTAACTTTCAGTGCAATCCTTGTGAATTGACTGGTGTAGTATTTGACAATTAAATTCAACAAAGCATTAGTAACAATTAGGGCCGTCAAATGGGTCAGGTCACGTTGAAAGTGGTCCGATTCATATTGATTCGTTTAATccgttttgatttattttcacgCAATGTAAATTTGATGACCTACACTCAATCCAACCCAACTCATATTACTAAAACATATTAATATTTAGGAAAAAACCACTAAAAACCCTTAACTTTGCCaaaagtaataaatttactccaaatttttttttacatgaaaaatcccGAAGTTTGTCAACTGTGACACGTTACcctaaataaatttttgtgacataaaaattcttgaacttctatttgtgtgacacatttaccttaaactatAATGCATTTTGgtcttcttacttttttttctttttttcttttttttcttctctcttccctccactgGCCATGGTGGAGCCGACGGAGGGAAAACGACGTTCAGCAAGAGTCGCCCTCGCTTGGGTTGgctagggcggccctcgccggtgtCGAGCGAGGATAGCCCTTGGCGAGGTTGGGCTAGGGCCACCCTAGCCTGGGTTGGGTGAGGGCctccctcgctagatctagcaagggcacccttgcggcgtcggcgagggtggcccttgctGGCATCGGGCTCACTGACATAGGCGAGGGCAGCCCTAGCTAGCTCAGTTGAGGGCGACCCTCGTCGAACCCCGGCTTCCCTTCGCCGGCTTCGCCATGGCCAAGGGAGGGAAgagagcagaagaagaagaaaagaaaaagaaaaacataaaaaataagacgaaaatgcccttgatggggtaaatgtgtcacagtttgcaaagtttggggtttttcatgtcacaaaaaaaatgggGTAATTTTGTCACTTTTGgcaaaatttgaggtttttagtaGTCTTTTCCCtaatatttaactcaatttaggtTAATTCACTCTCACCCATTTAATTCACTATAAGCTCttcatgtatatgttacttaaataaaaacttcacatcaaatttaaaaagttattaaccaataaaaaaattggtaaataaaattaaaaatgtgaaaaacctttaaattgaaataattttgaagaaCTCTTAATAAGAAAAGCTTTGATAAGTTAAtaattgacatgaaaataatatttcctTATATACGAGAGTGCATAGCTTCTTGATTGTAGTTCTTTTTTGAGCATGTTTGGGAGGaattttggggaaagtctttggaAAATGTAAAGATAGCCGAATTAAAGaagttttcaaaaatgcaaattgtatttggtaaattatattgtaaaagtccattgtgaagtactttcgggcaaaatagtgtttggagaaaatatatttgcaaaagacttttgtaactaagacaaaaagaaaaaaaaaaagaaaaaaaggacttGCCAAGGAGGTGGTTTGGCGAATGGTAGGCGGTTCGGTGCAGGCGGTTCGACGAGGGTAGGCATTTCAGCAAGGGTCGTCATGACCCAAATCGCGATCTGGTCGCGCAATTTGCGTCACCATGATCCTCATTGAAGGGTTGCCCAACTGCCTGCCCTTCGCCGGTGATCGCTCACAGCCATGccaaaatggagaagaagaagatgaattgtCATCGAtggaaaaactagaaaaatgaaaaattatcaaggataatttgagaagaaattctttttattaacCCTCCTCAGCTTAGCATGCTAAGAAGGCTAAAAACCTAAGGCAACTTGGGGTTGAAAAAATCACCAAACACAATCTATTTGGCTCGAGGGGTTTTGAGTGTCCAAAGTTCCTTCTAAAGGCCACTCTCAAACACACCCTAGTTGGCTCAAGGGGCTTTGAGCGTCCCAAAGTTAAAAATTATATCATGATGTTTACAATTTCTTTGTCAATATTGAGTGAATTTCGATTGGGACATCATCAACCTTCCTCTAAAAGTACATCTTCAATATGTATATGGATATCTATCTAccacaaatcattttaaaaaaatatataattttgaactattttaaacatttttgaatttattgttatttcttttttttttttttttttttttcttttctcttttgtttctttttcttcctcctccttctcccttGTTCCTTTGCCGATGGTGACCGCCCAAGACGCGGTCTAGTGAGCTTGAGGCTCAGCCTATccaagcgagctcgagctcactagTTGGAGCTCTGTTGCAATTGACGAGCTCGGGGCTCAGTCGATTCAAGCAAGCCCAAGCTCGTTGGCCTAAGCTCTGTTGTGGCTAGCGAGCTTGTGGCTCACCAGATCCAAGTGAGCCTTAGCCAAGGTCAGTGAACTTGTGGCTCAGCCAATCCATGCAAGCTAAGCTTTGTTTAGGCTGAGGAGCTCACGGcttgctagatctaggcaagctcgagctcggccAAGACCGGCGAGCTCGTGGCTCGCCTGAGGTTGGTGAGCTTAGGATCGACTATGGAGATGGTGGCGTGACAACGATGGCTACAATCGGTTGGGGTTGGAAAGGAAAGGGAGTGCTTTGCTCACCTGGAGATTTGCAATCATGGAAGGAACAAGAGAGAATTGAGGATGTAGAGGAGGAAGGCTCGTTCAAAGTGGGTTTCTTAATAACCCATTAAGacccatttctctttttccttactttttaaGATCCATTTATGATCTATATCTTTTGCTTAATCCATATACGGCCCATAAAATAAAAGTGAGTCATAATAtaggtttatgacccattttgatacTCTAGCAATAATTCCGGCAGCAAGTGACATTTCTTACTATGACCTTTCAACTTCTGCCATAATTCAGTCATTCACCATGGTCAGGACCTATGAAGCACAGACACGTTGCTGGACACGTCGCCAAAGCTTCCATGTGGTGTCTGACAACTTTTCTCGACATGTTTTAATGTGCGTGTCCAAGGGAGAGGATCGTTGAAGAAaacgatggagggtggaggcaagaCCGGGGAGTGGAGGCAACGCTGCGACGGTGAGGGAGGGCCAGAGGAAGAGCAAGCGATCCAGAGGGCCACATTTGCGACGCTGCGATGGAGGGCCGACGGCAAGGCTTCAAAGATGTTCGAGTTTCATTGATCTGCTCAGATATCTTCCGGTACTCCTCGTCCACTTCATCCGCGACTTGTTGAATTGCGCGGACTTGGAGATCGCTGATCGAGGTCAGGCTCTTGCACGCCGGACACGAAGTGGGGCCGGAGGTATCGTCTCCCTTGATTCGGCAAACCCCCTTCTCCCCCAACTTGAGAGCGTGcgaagggagaagaagacagCTTGAGGGGTTGATTGATGGGGGCGGGGAGCAGGTAGTGGCGTGGgggattggagagagagaaatgaaggaGGGCAAATGATTTTGGGGATGAGCgtatagagagaaaaaagagaggaaaataattttgagagGTTTTTgaggggaataattttttagtggtaaagttatttttgttataaaaataaataaataagtttaaaaaatgatttcaaaaaataaaaaatatagaatattaaataatgataaattttgatgattataAAAGATcgtagatttatttaaataaagttgattatattttttttttttttgttagtcattagttttatcaataatttttgttaaagttaaaaatatgTTCTCAAATATGGTTAAGcattaattataaatatatctttcaaattttctatagatatatttattaatattattagtgcaaatttattataagttcttgttatttatttatttatttgtaaatttgaatcaaattaattaaaactaaaaacatTTATTCATTAATAACATGTCCCAACGTGtcgggattttttatttataggaaatgtCGTGTTGACGTATTGCGTCGTGTCACGTCTCCTGCTACTTGGGTCAAGACCATGCAAAGCAAATGATATCCTCGTTAAGTGCCAAGCTAAGGCTCCATTATGAATGGGACTTTGGTTTCCGTATCCTTGATATATAAGACCAATAGAAATATCACGAAGAGATTGAACCATATGAATTGGTCCCAACATATTATTGATATGAGATGATGCATCAGACCATGCAAGGCCATGTACTCATCAGCCCATGCAATGACAACTTTCGACAGAATTAAGGAAATTAGAGGTCCtgttgattttatttgagaATGTACAAGCAAATACAAAGCTGATCAGACTGGGACCTCGGATCAGATACCACTGGTGAAGAATTGTCTCTACATTCTTGACCAGAATCTGCTCAAGCTTGCTTGAATTGATCCATGCGGTTCATCGGTTGGTAAATATACATCGTGATTGAACTGCGAAATTCAGTACATTTAGTCAATATCAGAATGCACGCCTTGATGATTACCAAAGCATGTCAAACACCAACCAACATTCCCATCCAATACAATTTCAGGAGAAGCTGACGAAAATCAAAACTTGAACTGTTCACTTTCTCCTCTTATGATTTACATGAACTGATACAGCTGTAATTTTAAACCATGCAAGTGCTTCTAATATTGTCATGGCATACTTTATGTATTTTCAAAAACTTGCAGATCTTGCAACCTTAAGAAGATTTAGTAATTGGACGCGAGCATCTTTGCAGCTGATGTGGTGGTAAAAAAGTTTGCACTCCCAAATTATCACTGTTATCTTCTCTTTAACCTATTGTCAACTGGTTAGGCCCCTTTTGTGACATATAATCAACTTAAGGTGGCAAAAGTTCAGTCAATTCACTCCTCATCACTTGAGAGGATCCATATCCTGTGATCTCGAACAAATCATTGTTTCACCAACTTCTCTCACAAGTACCTTTCTATCCATTTCTCATGGCTCAACCCTGAAGACCTACAAAGTCAGGATTATAAGAAGAAACTCACAGTTGTCTAGTATCAACCATTTTCAGGAGGCTAACCATCCCAGTTGGCCATATCTAACCTTCTTCCCATGGAAGCTATATATTAGATACGTTTCCCAAGCTAATCTAACATTGCCAGAATTCTTGCTTGGACATTCTCACTATCATTTTTGGAAAGAGTGTTTCCTGCAGTGACATTTCGTACCTTCACCATTGATGGATTATCCTTGGTCGATATGTTAACTGGTAAGAAATGGATATTAGGCATCTTCAATTGCACTGCTGATATGTCAGGAAATctgtaaggaaaaaaaatcagcttgttttttttatcttcagCACAAACCTAATAATAGAGAAGGAAAGTGGAACAACATAGAATCAAGTGAAGAATTTCTTagggtggggagagagagagagagagagacccagcTAGAACTGCCCTTGCCATTTGATAGAGAGTGCTTTGGACAGATGCACTGTAAACTCCCTCTTTTGGTGGGCCAAAGAAAGTACTCATCAGAACTTTTTTCACATCCATGTATCTCTCTTGGAAATAAAGAAGATCACGGGGGACGCTGGAGAGAGTATCATAAGAATACCTGCCATTCACACTTAGAGTTGTGACTTAGCTTACGACAAACAAATCACCCTAAGTCTCCTGAATCTCTATATTGAAGGCCATGGGAAATGGATGCAGTAAAATGCATATTTAATTCAACTCTGCCTCTCAAATACtagtaataaaaaatcataCCTCCAAGATGCAGTCACTTCAGTGGCAAGCATTCTTTCTCGAGTTTCCGGAAGAGCCGTGTACTTATCCCTAATGAAACCTTCAAAACCTGACTGTTGACGTGGAAGATCAAAATGAAGAGAGAGTAGCCATATCAGACTTATCCTGTCAATGGAGAAAACGTTGGATGCATAGGGTCAAGTGCACACTCTGCACTCCCTGCCCTTAAATAATGTGGGTCCCCCATGAGACCATCAAATCCAAGGACTGAGGAAGCATTGGGTGCACTCCACACTCTGCAACTAAAAATCTGTCCTATCAATGATGCATCTGCAGATTGCCGATGCCAACTGAGGGGGAGTTCTTGCCTGGACCAGCGCCTACTAGACCAGGTTCATCACAACCTTTGATTTTGGGGGCCATATAAGATCAAAGGGTGTAATGGATATGGTCCAGTGGACATGGGTTCCTGGAAGAAATTCCCAGCTAAGGTttcaaaatttcacttttcttcccGATGCATGCCAGACACTTTGAAAGTTACCAAATCATATGAATAGTTTCAGTAGAAATAGAACTTGATGCATTATATCCTAACAATAACCATACCTTTCAAGAATGATGCAAAATATGGACAAAAAATCAGATCCTCAAGTAGTGGCAAATAACCGTTACACGTACAAATATAGCGAGCCAACACTGAACATACATCAAAATTGAATGATACTTCAAAGCCTCTATCAAAGCAATGGggattgaacaaaaaatatcaatGTGCCATCTATCCTTTTTATAAGTATCGAAGAGACTAGCTTTCAGATTTGCTTTATTCCATCAATAGCTCATTGGTGACGGAATTctagacttaaaaaaaattgtcacaatTCTAGGTGTTATTGGAGAATTTGTACTCACTCCAATCAAAGTATAAGCACTAACAGGTTACAAAAGTACAAATACACTACTTGACCAGGATTTCTGAAATGTACCTAGAATGCAGGAAGAATAGCAGCAagataaatttcaaagaaaagaatttgaacATCACTGCAATTCACATGGCATGCAAGTGTTTGTTTTGGGAAGAAAAAATACCGACTTCCCAAGTGATTGTGCTATCTCTACAGCCAAATCAGGTTACAGAATTCATGAAAGCTAGCTAGAGCGTAGACTAGCTTACCATGGTTGTTTTCAGGACTGACAATCCTGCTATTCCTGAAGTCAATTTTAGCGCACCAGTCTTTTTCACAGTTACTTCTGTTGTATGCTTCTCTGATCCAAGTTTAAATCCTTCAGTAAAGTAGAGCGAAGAAACATAAGTTCATGTGATGCTGACTTCCTATGTAATGATCTCTTAATGATTGTCGGAACAGCTTTGATGCTATTTAATATGACTTCACTGgaggaaaaattcaatattACAAGTCAGACACTTGTCATAATCATACAGCAACAGTGTAGACTAAAGAGCAAAACACAGGACAAAACATTGCTTGTTAGTTGCCCATGTAAGTTTGATTAATAATTGAAGTGAACATCCTTAATATGCCCAGCACGTACCAAGAAGGACATAAAGACTACGACCATAACTTGGGTGAAATTAACCATCCccaatttttcctcaaagaggCACCCTTTAGAATGATAGTttagacatttgaaaaaaaataaaaagaagtacCCGTATCAGCCCATGATTGGTGATGCACCTGGTACTACAGCCAGAACAATAAACTAAGTCTCTCCACTCAGCATCTAAATTGATTGGTCTTTAGCCCATGATAGTATGTCCTTATGTCCTAGTTTTTCTTTAGCAGTCAACTGCTGCCATCTGTCAAGAAGACATATCTCCACGCGCTCTGAAACATTCAATTGCCCCTTCTGATAAAGGTATGTGCCAAAATTGATCTCACATCACTCAAAGTCAAGCGGTTGAACCTCTAACCCTATTACAGATATTCAAAGAAGGTCAGTCAATATCCTGAAAGGTTTTTATCCCCTTAAAAAAGATTCTGAAACACAGAATTGCAGATAAAGAGGTTCTCATGAGAGCATTTCTCCAGCATTACCTAGATTAATATTGtcctaaattagaaaataattcaagTCATATGTATAACAAGTCAGGAAACTCTAGCAGCACATTTCTGTACAGACAGAACAACAGCACaggaaaccaaaaaaaagaaatatagcCATTATCAGGCTTTTTATCTAGGCAACACCATTTATTGAAATGAAAACTAAATGAAACTTTCAATTGCTAAAGATGAAAAGGCCTACCATGTTCATGAGGTTGTCCGTCCACATATACTCGTTCCCAAGGCTTCTCCACAATTTTGACTACAGCAGCTGTTACCTAGAGTCAGAAATAAACGTAACAACATCAGTGCTACTAATAGAGCATCTAACACTGAGTGCCATGAGGTTAATCTGATTGTTTGTGTAGATCACTTATGACAAGTAGGAACCACAAACTGTCCTGTGAAGCAGAGTCAATTACACAGGAATTATTCAAGGACCTGATAATTGTTTCTCTCAGTCATTCGCAGGTTAGATCCTAGTTAGATCAAGATAATGTATCACAGCTTTAGGTGCCACCATGGTCCCTCAAATTTGCCCAGCTATCAATGGCATGCTTATGATACACTCCTGTGAAAACATATGCTAAAACCTAACAGCATTAAGAAGGCACCTCCCAATACTACTTGGAAAGGATTAATGGTTGGCCTTgatcaattaaagaaaattgtaaAGACTATAAATCTAACAAGttacctccctccctccctctctttctctctctctctctctctcacatacatGTATGTCTATTTGCCACAGATGGTCATCCATGTGCATTTCATGTGCGGGCAAAGAGTGGAACAACCAAGTTGACACCCACATGCAGCAACTTCTGAAATCACAAATACCGTGCCATCACATCAGATGAGACAGCATCCTCAGTTCTAGACAGGCTGACATGCATCCACTTCCAAACACACTTTTGATATATTCCCCCCTCCCATTTCGATGCCTTAAATGATAACATGTAGACATATGATCACAGGCTAACCAATAAAGTTGTTGTCTTCTGGGGCAGACATCATGACCATGCAAACTTTGCCTTTCCTATCAACAGATTATCTAATATTTTATCTCAAGCAATACAACTGAGCTATTAATAACCACtccctgatttttttttttttaacttttttggcCACGATCAGTGATGAGTTTGTGTCACGGCTCCCATCCATAACAAGATCTCCATATACAACCGAATCCAAATGGTGAAACACGAGGACTCCAAATTATATTCTTGGATATTGAGCTGTAACAGTGGCAAGATACAGCAACCTCTTTCCGGCAACAAAGTAAAATCCATCAAATGAATTGTCTCAAGAAATTCTCTCCCAGAATAAGGTAAGCGCTAACCTCTTTGTAGAAGGACGTGAAATGCTTTGCAAGCAAGATTGCAAATTGCTCCACCGAGAGTTGCTCCGAACATTCCTTTGCTTTCACGTACACCTGAATCAAAGCCCCAACCGCCTCGTCAGACCAGATTCGAATCATGCGATCACAACATACAAGTCAGATCACGCTCCTCCCCATAACTCACTAGTGCCCTCAGCCGGAGCAAATAGCAAA harbors:
- the LOC104421156 gene encoding uricase-2; translated protein: MAGDLEGFNFEQQHGKDRVRVARVWRTPGGRNSMVEWEVSISLFSDCVDAYTRDDNSGIVATDTMKNTVYVKAKECSEQLSVEQFAILLAKHFTSFYKEVTAAVVKIVEKPWERVYVDGQPHEHGFKLGSEKHTTEVTVKKTGALKLTSGIAGLSVLKTTMSGFEGFIRDKYTALPETRERMLATEVTASWRYSYDTLSSVPRDLLYFQERYMDVKKVLMSTFFGPPKEGVYSASVQSTLYQMARAVLAGFPDISAVQLKMPNIHFLPVNISTKDNPSMVKFNHDVYLPTDEPHGSIQASLSRFWSRM